In Limanda limanda chromosome 21, fLimLim1.1, whole genome shotgun sequence, a genomic segment contains:
- the tmem101 gene encoding transmembrane protein 101, whose translation MAAPSRKQVLKFISQLGAFILTRFGFWNCFCMLMLFAERADSKRKPDINVPYLFVDMGAAVLCASFMSFGVKRRWFAMAAAVQLAVSTYAAYIGEQVHYGDWLKVRMYSRALANIGGFLVLASGAGEVYRQKARSRSLQSTGQVFLGVYLICMVYSLQHSKEDRQAYLNHIPGGEITLMALEVLFGVLALAFLSGCYIRLAAQILATILPLVILLIDGNLGYWHHGRKVEFWNQMKLIGHNVGVFAAALILATDG comes from the exons ATGGCGGCTCCCAGCAGGAAGCAGGTTTTAAAGTTCATCAGCCAGTTGGGAGCTTTTATTCTGACGCGGTTCGGGTTCTGGAACTGCTTCTGCATGTTGATGCTGTTCGCGGAGCGGGCGGACTCCAAACG GAAGCCAGACATCAATGTGCCGTACCTGTTCGTGGACATGGGGGCGGCTGTGCTCTGCGCCAGCTTCATGTCCTTCGGCGTGAAGAGGAGGTGGTTTGCGATGGCCGCCGCCGTCCAGCTGGCGGTCAGCACGTACGCGGCATACATCGGAGAGCAGGTGCACTACGGAGACTGGCTCAAG GTACGAATGTATTCCAGAGCGCTGGCAAACATCGGAGGCTTCCTGGTTCTGGCCAGCGGGGCGGGGGAGGTGTACAGACAGAAAGCTCGCAGCAGGTCCTTGCAGTCCACGGGGCAGGTTTTCCTGGGGGTCTACCTCATCTGCATG GTGTACTCCCTCCAACACAGCAAAGAGGACAGGCAGGCCTATCTGAACCACATCCCCGGGGGGGAGATCACCCTGATGGCGCTGGAGGTGCTCTTTGGCGTCCTGGCTCTGGCCTTCCTCTCCGGCTGCTACATCCGCCTGGCGGCTCAGATCCTCGCCACCATCCTGCCTCTGGTGATCCTGCTCATCGACGGGAACCTGGGCTACTGGCACCACGGCCGCAAGGTGGAGTTCTGGAACCAGATGAAGCTGATCGGACATAACGTGGGCGTGTTTGCCGCTGCGCTGATCCTAGCTACTGACGGCTAA
- the lsm12b gene encoding protein LSM12 homolog A, with product MAAPGPGEYFNVGSHVSCLTCLGQRLQGEVVAFDYQSKMLTLKCASSSGKPNLYDVILINLAYVSEVDIINDRTETPPPLASLNVSKLANRARSEKEDKLSQAYAISAGVSVEGQQLFQTIHKTIKDCKWQEKNIIVMDDVVISPPYQVENCKGKEGSALSHVRKIVEKHFRDVESQKSMQRSQAQQTQKDSTLSS from the exons ATGGCGGCTCCTGGACCGGGGGAGTATTTCAACGTCGGGAGCCATGTCTCCTGCCTCACCTGCTTGGGCCAACGTCTGCAGGGAGAGGTGGTGGCCTTCGACTACCAGTCCAAGATGCTGACCCTGA AATGTGCTTCCTCCAGCGGAAAGCCGAACCTCTACGACGTCATCCTGATCAACCTAGCCTATGTTTCCGAGGTGGACATAATAAATGACCGCACTGAGACTCCACCCCCACTAGCATCACTGAATGTTAGCAAG CTTGCCAATCGAGCACGGTCAGAAAAGGAGGACAAGCTGTCCCAAGCCTATGCAATCAGTGCTGGGGTTTCTGTGGAGGGCCAACAGCTATTCCAGACTATTCACAAAAC CATCAAAGACTGTAAATGGCAGGAGAAGAACATAATTGTGATGGACGACGTCGTAATCTCACCGCCTTACCAGGTCGAGAACTGCAAAGGCAAAGAGGGAAGCGCTTTAAGTCATGTACGCAAAATA GTCGAGAAACATTTTAGAGACGTGGAAAGTCAGAAGTCCATGCAACGTTCACAAgcacagcaaacacagaagGACTCCACTTTATCTTCTTGA
- the g6pc3 gene encoding glucose-6-phosphatase 3, with product MEALHTQGVLMAASLQQRTMEQERLWQVVTHMGDPKAAFLLLFPFTYFFSRRAGVAVLWVAALSEWLNLVFKWMLFGERPFWWIGESRLFVDKELTVQQFSSTCETGPGSPSGHAMVTAACWWVVVSSLGSFLYSRTRSLVLSAAPFLFYVLMLVAVGMSRIFILAHFPHQVIAGSITGFILGVVLSRRVPEGRPLLFFFSVSMGLLLGALLLHTGLEQLGIDLSWSIALAKKWCSRAEWIRLDTAPFSSLTRDCGALLGLGLAQYWKPGGWSLPWAPRALSLAISSMGLYHVNRLPLPVRPQGVFCGLFFVKFVIVPQIVIVLVPGVVHLFTHKKKKD from the exons ATGGAGGCTCTCCACACTCAGGGGGTGTTGATGGCCGCCTCCCTGCAGCAGAGGACCATGGAGCAGGAGAGGCTGTGGCAGGTGGTCACTCACATGGGGGACCCCAAGGCtgccttcctgctcctcttcccctTCACCTACTTCTTCAGCCGGCGAGCCGGGGTGGCGGTGCTGTGGGTGGCGGCTCTGTCCGAGTGGCTCAACCTGGTGTTCAAATG GATGCTGTTTGGAGAAAGGCCGTTCTGGTGGATTGGTGAATCTCGTCTATTTGTGGACAAGGAGCTGACAGTTCAGCAGTTTTCCTCCACCTGTGAGACGGGGCCAG GCAGTCCGTCGGGACATGCGATGGTGACAGCAGCGTGCTGGTGGGTGGTGGTGTCCTCACTGGGATCATTCCTGTACTCGCGCACCCGCAG tTTGGTGTTATCAGCTGCTCCCTTCCTGTTCTACGTGCTGATGCTGGTGGCCGTTGGAATGTCCAGGATCTTCATCCTCGCCCACTTCCCTCACCAGGTCATCGCCGGCTCCATTACAG GTTTCATTCTGGGGGTTGTCTTGAGCCGCAGAGTACCAGAAGGTCGCCCCCTGCTGTTCTTCTTTAGCGTCAGCATGGGTCTGCTGCTCGGTGCTCTGTTGCTGCATACTGGATTAGAGCAGCTGGGAATCGACCTCTCCTG GTCTATTGCTTTGGCTAAGAAATGGTGCAGCCGCGCCGAGTGGATTCGTCTGGACACAGCTCCGTTCTCCTCCCTGACCCGAGATTGTGGGGCTCTCCTCGGTTTGGGGCTGGCTCAGTACTGGAAGCCAGGAGGATGGTCTCTGCCTTGGGCTCCACGCGCTTTATCTTTGGCCATTTCATCCATGGGACTGTACCACGTGAACCGGCTGCCACTCCCAGTCCGACCACAGGGCGTCTTCTGTGGCCTCTTCTTTGTCAAGTTTGTCATCGTGCCTCAGATTGTGATAGTTCTCGTCCCTGGAGTGGTTcacctcttcacacacaaaaagaagaaggaCTAG